One segment of Acetoanaerobium noterae DNA contains the following:
- a CDS encoding Gx transporter family protein produces MNRTKKLVYLSLMISQSLVLYIIESFLPPLSFIAPGAKLGLANIITLSVLYISGVRDAFVVLAMRILISSFFSGGVSSFIYSISGGMLSLLAMSATKKLSRFDISIVGVSVSGALFYNIGQLLAAAAIIRNIKILMYLPVLAYVSVGTGIFVGIVSKFLVERSGFKKYITKAP; encoded by the coding sequence ATGAACAGAACTAAAAAGCTAGTTTATTTATCGCTGATGATTTCTCAAAGCCTTGTGCTATATATCATAGAGTCGTTTTTACCTCCTTTATCATTTATTGCTCCTGGAGCAAAATTAGGTCTTGCAAATATCATAACCTTAAGTGTGCTATATATTTCTGGGGTGAGAGATGCTTTTGTAGTGTTGGCAATGAGAATATTGATTTCATCTTTTTTTTCAGGAGGAGTATCCTCTTTCATATATAGTATTTCTGGAGGGATGCTCAGCCTACTCGCTATGTCAGCTACTAAAAAGCTTTCTCGCTTTGACATAAGCATAGTAGGGGTAAGTGTATCGGGGGCACTGTTTTACAACATAGGGCAGCTTCTTGCAGCTGCAGCTATAATCAGAAATATAAAGATTCTTATGTATCTGCCTGTACTTGCATATGTATCTGTTGGAACAGGAATATTTGTCGGAATAGTATCAAAATTTTTAGTTGAAAGATCTGGGTTTAAAAAATATATTACTAAAGCTCCTTAA
- a CDS encoding MGDG synthase family glycosyltransferase has protein sequence MKEINVLILTVTAGYGHISVSNALKDYLEKREIDSKEINVEIFDILGDVNPLINKVFTEYYLKAIKYIPNVYSFLYKKEAEKALENPRKFKRSSKKLKQKIQEEEITVTDIFNKVIIKKKLMSILKKQKPNFIICTHPFIGELLELTEIYEYVKSEEGLNACILTVVTDYVVHPSWLNDASDFFIFASDRLKYFLNEVKPELLEKDENDNVKAKFFGIPIKDSFNNTYDKIELRKNHVFLKENYDFLAYDYALGDKFTYLIMGGGYGIGNIKDYVKLLIEHENNSSINLHSSSRHNELSNILVVCGNNQELYDEILNLKKEKDYNNQIMVLGFVKNIDEIMKMSDVIITKPGGISITEAMACRLPIVIREYLPGQEERNTEFLLNNNLGIYTAEDSSFLAYLSQLKHDEDYRNQIIDNQKKIYKVNEPSDVNKIKNSGVDNNPNLNKDSSLYRIYNLMSEECFKRRDNELYKY, from the coding sequence TTGAAAGAAATAAATGTGCTTATTTTGACAGTAACAGCTGGATATGGACATATAAGTGTTTCAAATGCCCTAAAAGATTATCTTGAGAAACGGGAAATAGATTCTAAAGAAATTAATGTAGAGATTTTTGATATTTTAGGAGATGTAAATCCTTTGATTAATAAGGTTTTTACTGAGTATTACCTAAAAGCGATTAAGTATATACCAAATGTCTACTCGTTCTTATATAAAAAGGAAGCAGAAAAAGCTTTAGAAAATCCTAGAAAATTTAAAAGAAGCTCTAAAAAGTTAAAGCAAAAGATACAAGAAGAGGAAATCACAGTTACAGATATTTTTAATAAAGTAATAATCAAGAAAAAGCTTATGTCTATATTAAAAAAGCAAAAGCCTAACTTTATAATTTGTACTCATCCATTTATAGGTGAATTACTTGAGCTTACAGAAATATACGAGTATGTAAAATCAGAAGAAGGATTAAATGCATGTATACTAACTGTAGTAACTGATTACGTAGTTCATCCATCGTGGCTTAATGATGCAAGTGATTTTTTTATTTTTGCATCAGATAGACTTAAGTACTTTCTGAATGAAGTAAAACCTGAGCTACTTGAAAAAGATGAAAATGACAATGTAAAAGCGAAGTTTTTTGGTATTCCGATTAAAGATTCATTTAATAACACATATGACAAAATAGAATTAAGAAAAAACCATGTGTTTCTTAAAGAAAACTATGATTTTTTAGCATATGACTATGCCCTAGGAGATAAATTCACATATTTAATTATGGGTGGAGGATACGGAATAGGAAATATAAAGGACTATGTAAAGCTTCTTATTGAGCATGAAAATAATAGCTCAATTAATCTTCATAGTTCTTCTAGACACAATGAGCTGTCAAACATTTTAGTCGTTTGTGGAAATAATCAGGAGCTTTATGATGAAATACTGAATTTAAAGAAAGAAAAAGACTATAATAACCAAATCATGGTGCTCGGGTTTGTTAAAAACATAGATGAAATAATGAAAATGAGTGATGTTATTATAACAAAGCCAGGTGGAATTAGCATAACAGAGGCTATGGCATGTAGGCTTCCTATTGTGATAAGAGAATACTTACCAGGGCAAGAAGAAAGAAATACTGAGTTTCTTTTAAACAATAATTTAGGAATATATACAGCTGAAGATAGTAGCTTTTTAGCATATCTTTCTCAGCTAAAACACGATGAAGATTATAGAAATCAAATAATTGATAATCAGAAAAAGATATATAAAGTTAATGAACCTTCTGATGTGAATAAAATTAAAAATAGTGGTGTTGATAATAATCCAAATTTAAATAAAGATAGTTCTTTATATAGGATATATAATCTTATGAGTGAGGAATGTTTTAAAAGGAGAGATAATGAATTATATAAGTATTGA
- a CDS encoding glucose-6-phosphate isomerase, translating into MNNLKLDVTKCQQFVAKHELEYLKPLAKLANDMVNNKAGAGNEFMGWVDLPLNYDKEEFDRILKCAKKIQVDSDVLVVVGIGGSYLGARAVIDALSHNFKNDLSKSQRRYPKILYAGNSISSTYMADLLEVLEDVDFSVNVISKSGTTTEPAIAFRILKDALVSKYGEHEAKKRIYATTDKSKGALRTLASQEGYETFVIPDDVGGRFSVLTAVGLLPICVSGIDITMLMKGAHDARELYLRDDLETNSPLIYAMYRNVLLRKGKDLELLVNYEPQLQYISEWFKQLFGESEGKDKKGIFPASVNFSTDLHSMGQYIQDGKRNIFETIIKIDLPKKDIVIKAESEDLDGLNYLAGKTVDYVNDKAFLGTTLAHTDGEVPNLVIHLPELNAYHLGELIYFFEKACAISGYILGVNPFDQPGVEAYKKNMFALLGKTGYEEEKAILEKRLELDEN; encoded by the coding sequence ATGAATAACTTAAAATTAGACGTCACTAAATGTCAGCAATTTGTGGCAAAACATGAATTAGAATATCTTAAGCCCTTAGCTAAGCTAGCAAATGATATGGTCAATAATAAAGCTGGTGCAGGAAATGAATTTATGGGATGGGTGGATCTTCCTTTAAATTACGATAAAGAAGAATTTGATAGAATACTAAAATGTGCAAAAAAAATTCAAGTGGATTCAGATGTATTAGTTGTTGTGGGTATAGGAGGGTCATATTTAGGAGCGAGAGCTGTAATAGATGCTCTTAGTCACAATTTTAAAAATGACCTTTCGAAATCACAAAGAAGATATCCTAAGATTTTGTATGCAGGCAACTCAATTTCATCTACCTATATGGCAGATTTGCTAGAGGTACTAGAGGATGTTGATTTTTCTGTAAATGTAATTTCGAAATCTGGAACAACAACTGAACCAGCAATTGCTTTTAGGATTTTGAAGGATGCCCTTGTTTCTAAATATGGAGAGCATGAAGCTAAAAAAAGAATTTATGCAACAACAGATAAATCTAAAGGAGCTCTTAGGACTTTAGCTTCTCAGGAGGGCTATGAAACCTTTGTTATTCCAGATGATGTTGGTGGAAGATTCTCAGTGCTTACTGCAGTAGGGTTATTGCCAATTTGTGTTTCTGGTATAGATATAACCATGCTTATGAAAGGTGCTCATGACGCTCGAGAGCTTTATTTAAGAGATGATTTAGAAACCAATTCTCCACTTATATATGCTATGTATAGAAATGTACTACTAAGAAAAGGCAAGGATTTAGAGTTATTAGTAAATTATGAGCCTCAGCTTCAATATATTTCAGAATGGTTCAAGCAACTATTTGGAGAAAGTGAAGGCAAGGATAAAAAAGGGATTTTCCCAGCTTCTGTGAACTTTTCTACGGACTTGCATTCTATGGGACAGTATATCCAAGATGGGAAAAGAAATATATTTGAAACTATAATAAAAATCGACTTGCCTAAAAAAGATATTGTTATAAAAGCAGAATCTGAAGATTTAGATGGACTAAATTATTTGGCTGGCAAAACAGTTGATTACGTTAATGATAAAGCTTTTTTAGGTACTACTCTTGCTCATACTGATGGAGAAGTACCTAATCTAGTAATCCATCTACCAGAATTAAATGCATATCATTTGGGAGAGCTGATTTACTTTTTCGAGAAAGCGTGTGCGATTAGTGGATATATCTTAGGTGTTAATCCCTTTGATCAGCCTGGAGTAGAAGCCTATAAGAAAAATATGTTTGCTCTTCTTGGAAAAACAGGCTATGAAGAGGAAAAAGCTATCTTGGAAAAAAGGCTAGAATTGGATGAAAACTAA
- a CDS encoding NAD(P)/FAD-dependent oxidoreductase, with protein sequence MILISNLKIGIEDNMQDLTFKIRKKLKLKDQRMQYKIVRESIDARKKGKIDFVYQVLVEVDDPDKILKSIKDPNVKEYKKPEPTPLKKGHLKKNGRVLVVGSGPAGLFAAYTLAENGYKPILIERGKCIEERSDDVEKFWRDGILDPKSNVQFGEGGAGTFSDGKLTTRIKDNRVSDVLEIFHSCGAPEEILYAHKPHIGTDVLRNVVINMRKRIIEMGAEVRFEAMLEKIEEKDGHISGAWINSEYIEVSALILAIGHSARETYKMLDDFGVKIIAKPFAVGFRVEHPQQMVNRAQYKEFYNHPRLGAADYQLTYKSDKYERSAYTFCMCPGGLVIGSSSDKDELVVNGMSYHARNLENANSALLVSVSPKDFKAGALSGIEFQKKFEKMAFELGGGKYRAPVQRVEDFLKGEKTKAIGRVRPSYNPGFTMADLSKVYDKDLTNTLKDAILDMDKKLKGFAHPDAILTGVETRSSSPVRVVRDELTFESESIKGLYPSGEGAGYAGGIVSSAVDGIKSAQALIAKYQPQV encoded by the coding sequence ATGATACTTATTTCCAATTTAAAAATTGGCATAGAAGATAATATGCAAGATTTGACATTTAAAATCAGAAAAAAATTAAAGCTTAAAGACCAGAGAATGCAATATAAAATAGTAAGAGAATCCATAGATGCAAGAAAAAAAGGAAAAATAGATTTCGTTTATCAGGTGCTAGTTGAAGTAGATGATCCAGATAAGATTTTAAAATCAATTAAAGATCCAAATGTAAAAGAATATAAAAAACCTGAACCTACTCCCTTAAAAAAAGGACATTTGAAAAAAAATGGAAGAGTTTTAGTTGTAGGAAGTGGTCCAGCAGGACTATTTGCAGCATATACTCTTGCTGAAAATGGTTATAAGCCCATACTTATTGAAAGAGGAAAGTGTATAGAAGAACGTTCTGACGATGTAGAAAAATTTTGGAGAGATGGTATATTAGATCCAAAATCTAATGTTCAGTTCGGAGAAGGTGGAGCTGGAACGTTTTCTGATGGAAAGCTCACAACTAGGATAAAAGACAATAGAGTTTCAGATGTCTTGGAAATCTTTCATAGCTGTGGCGCGCCTGAAGAAATACTTTATGCTCATAAGCCACATATAGGAACCGATGTCCTTAGGAATGTAGTTATAAATATGAGAAAGCGCATCATAGAAATGGGAGCAGAAGTAAGGTTTGAAGCCATGCTTGAAAAAATAGAAGAAAAAGATGGTCATATAAGTGGAGCCTGGATAAACTCTGAATATATAGAGGTATCTGCACTAATTTTAGCAATAGGGCATAGTGCTAGAGAAACCTACAAAATGTTAGATGATTTTGGTGTAAAAATTATTGCAAAGCCATTTGCTGTTGGGTTTAGAGTAGAGCATCCTCAGCAGATGGTAAATAGAGCTCAGTATAAAGAGTTTTATAATCATCCTCGTTTAGGTGCTGCGGATTATCAGCTTACTTATAAGTCGGATAAGTATGAGCGCTCAGCATATACTTTTTGTATGTGCCCAGGAGGGCTTGTTATTGGTTCGTCATCAGACAAAGATGAGCTAGTTGTCAATGGAATGAGCTATCACGCTAGAAATTTGGAAAATGCAAATAGTGCGTTACTAGTAAGCGTATCACCAAAAGACTTCAAAGCTGGAGCTCTATCTGGGATTGAATTTCAAAAGAAATTTGAAAAAATGGCTTTCGAGCTTGGTGGAGGAAAATATAGAGCACCAGTTCAAAGAGTGGAGGATTTCCTAAAGGGTGAAAAAACAAAAGCTATAGGAAGAGTCAGACCTTCGTATAATCCAGGATTTACAATGGCAGATTTATCGAAGGTTTATGATAAAGACCTTACAAATACTCTTAAAGATGCAATATTAGATATGGATAAAAAGCTAAAGGGCTTTGCTCATCCAGATGCAATATTGACTGGGGTAGAAACTAGGTCCTCATCTCCAGTCAGAGTAGTAAGAGATGAACTCACATTTGAATCTGAATCCATAAAAGGACTCTACCCTTCAGGAGAAGGAGCAGGCTATGCTGGAGGGATAGTATCATCAGCTGTAGATGGGATAAAATCAGCCCAGGCACTTATAGCGAAGTACCAGCCTCAAGTGTAG
- a CDS encoding ABC transporter substrate-binding protein, with the protein MSKNRIKIAILLSVIIVIGFVSYIYTQNNQSIKEQVVINYYSQPDINGVVSEIISNFEKLHPDIKVNLVELPPNTDDKLITIKKAFQSGEMQVDVFDSDIVWPPIFAASGWAEPLDEHVSKEELEKFLPESVNANLYMGQLWGLPYRIDAGMLYYRKDLLEKYNKNVPMTWDELVETSIYIMEREDNIKGFGASWDEFEGLTANALEYIWSFGGSIFSDTHSQQVNINTKESIDALSFMVDMIHKHKITSNEITVYSSGDVRESFFNGDIIFMRDWSSGWELSQDPQNSEVVGKVGISELPLGDMKGNNYTTLGGWQVMVSSFSNKKEAAIEFAKYRTSEEAQKVGALKMSHLPSIKKLYNDSEINESMPFLKYMYPSFEKAYLRPVSPYYAEISKTIQNSVHRALLNELTPTQAIELIEMNLKNITQTKQVVAN; encoded by the coding sequence ATGAGTAAAAACAGAATAAAAATTGCTATATTGCTTTCTGTAATAATCGTCATTGGATTTGTGTCATATATATATACTCAAAATAATCAATCTATAAAAGAGCAAGTAGTTATCAATTATTATTCACAACCAGATATCAATGGTGTGGTGTCAGAAATTATAAGTAATTTTGAAAAGCTACATCCAGATATAAAAGTTAATCTAGTTGAGCTCCCACCTAATACAGACGATAAGCTTATTACTATAAAGAAAGCTTTCCAATCAGGTGAAATGCAAGTAGATGTTTTTGATTCTGATATAGTTTGGCCACCGATTTTTGCAGCCTCAGGCTGGGCTGAGCCATTGGATGAGCATGTGAGTAAAGAGGAGCTAGAAAAATTTCTTCCTGAATCAGTAAACGCTAATCTTTATATGGGACAGCTGTGGGGATTGCCATATAGAATAGATGCAGGAATGCTTTACTATAGAAAGGATTTACTTGAAAAGTATAATAAAAATGTCCCTATGACTTGGGATGAGCTAGTAGAAACTTCTATTTATATCATGGAAAGAGAAGATAATATAAAAGGCTTTGGAGCTTCCTGGGATGAATTTGAAGGACTTACTGCGAATGCACTGGAATATATTTGGAGCTTCGGAGGAAGCATATTTTCAGATACTCACTCTCAGCAAGTAAATATTAACACTAAGGAATCTATTGATGCATTATCCTTTATGGTGGATATGATACATAAGCACAAGATTACTTCTAATGAAATAACTGTATATAGCAGTGGAGACGTAAGAGAGAGCTTTTTTAATGGAGATATTATTTTTATGAGAGATTGGTCTAGTGGATGGGAGCTTTCTCAAGATCCCCAGAATTCTGAGGTAGTAGGTAAAGTCGGGATATCTGAGCTTCCTCTTGGTGATATGAAGGGAAACAACTATACTACGCTTGGAGGATGGCAGGTAATGGTGTCGTCATTTTCCAATAAAAAGGAAGCAGCTATAGAGTTTGCAAAATACAGAACCTCAGAAGAAGCTCAAAAAGTTGGGGCTTTGAAAATGAGTCATCTTCCTTCTATTAAGAAGCTATATAATGACTCAGAAATAAATGAAAGTATGCCATTTTTGAAATATATGTATCCGTCTTTTGAAAAAGCATATTTAAGACCTGTGTCACCTTATTATGCTGAGATATCAAAGACAATTCAAAATTCAGTGCATAGAGCTTTATTAAATGAATTAACACCAACTCAAGCTATTGAATTAATTGAAATGAATTTAAAGAATATAACTCAGACTAAACAGGTTGTTGCAAATTAA
- a CDS encoding Na/Pi cotransporter family protein, with amino-acid sequence MYIGIVLGLLAGLGLFLYGMNLMGNGLQKAAGDRLKKIIELLTSNRFIAVLVGIFVTGVIQSSSATTVMVVGFVNAGIMQLNQAIGVIMGANVGTTVTAQLVSFDLEAIAPVAVGIGVIIHMVTKSEKLKSYAEILIGFGILFVGMTYMKDAMSPLREVQAFKDMLVNFGHNPILGILMGFTLTLLVQSSSASIGILLALASQGMLPLEAALPILYGDNIGTCTTALISSIGASKNAQRAAVMHLTFNIIGTLIFALILNRPIMMVVTSIDPTNIARQIANAHTLFNITNVIIQFPFAGLIVKIAERVIPEKPEELELKTTSFIDLRMLNTPSIALKNTIKECLHMGNKAKYSLENSMIALIDKDRDAAFRTFDTEKEINQLERDILEYLIQLSNAAISGEDRAIVDELFNTINDIERVGDHADNIAELSMYFIEKDLTFSEESIKDINTMYEKVMKTYEMSLQSMREGSSELALKVVKMEEQVDIIERSCRSAHIYRLNNSMCNPEAGIIFLDLLSNLERISDHASNIAKAVIDAKGSISA; translated from the coding sequence ATGTATATTGGTATAGTATTAGGGTTACTAGCAGGTCTAGGTTTATTCTTATACGGAATGAACTTGATGGGAAATGGCTTACAAAAAGCAGCTGGAGACAGACTAAAAAAGATAATAGAGCTTCTTACGAGCAATAGATTTATTGCAGTTTTAGTAGGTATATTTGTAACAGGAGTAATCCAAAGCTCAAGCGCAACTACCGTTATGGTTGTAGGCTTCGTAAATGCAGGAATAATGCAGCTTAACCAAGCTATAGGTGTAATTATGGGTGCAAACGTAGGTACTACTGTAACAGCACAGCTAGTATCCTTCGACTTAGAAGCGATTGCTCCAGTAGCTGTTGGTATTGGTGTAATTATACATATGGTTACTAAAAGCGAAAAGCTAAAAAGCTACGCTGAAATTTTAATTGGATTTGGTATACTTTTTGTAGGTATGACATATATGAAAGATGCTATGTCTCCGCTTCGCGAAGTCCAAGCATTTAAAGACATGCTAGTAAATTTTGGGCATAATCCTATATTAGGAATATTAATGGGATTTACTTTAACTTTATTAGTTCAAAGCTCAAGTGCATCTATAGGTATACTTTTAGCTTTAGCATCTCAGGGAATGCTACCTCTAGAAGCAGCACTTCCTATACTTTATGGAGATAATATAGGAACCTGTACTACAGCCTTAATATCTAGTATAGGGGCTAGTAAAAATGCTCAAAGAGCGGCTGTTATGCATCTTACTTTTAACATTATAGGTACTTTGATTTTTGCATTAATATTAAACAGACCTATTATGATGGTTGTAACTTCAATTGACCCTACTAACATAGCTAGACAAATTGCAAATGCTCATACATTATTTAACATAACTAACGTGATTATTCAGTTCCCATTTGCTGGATTAATTGTTAAAATAGCAGAGAGAGTTATTCCAGAAAAACCAGAGGAGCTTGAACTTAAAACAACTAGCTTCATTGACCTACGTATGCTTAACACTCCATCTATAGCATTAAAAAATACTATAAAAGAGTGTCTTCATATGGGAAATAAAGCTAAATACTCTTTAGAAAATTCTATGATAGCTCTTATTGATAAGGATAGAGATGCTGCTTTTAGAACCTTTGACACTGAAAAAGAAATTAATCAGTTAGAAAGAGATATTCTAGAATACTTGATTCAGCTTTCTAATGCAGCGATTTCAGGTGAAGATAGAGCAATAGTAGATGAGCTCTTTAACACTATTAACGATATTGAAAGAGTTGGAGACCATGCCGATAATATAGCTGAACTATCTATGTATTTTATTGAAAAGGATTTGACCTTCTCAGAAGAATCAATTAAAGATATAAACACTATGTATGAAAAAGTAATGAAGACTTATGAAATGTCTCTTCAATCAATGAGAGAAGGAAGCTCAGAGCTTGCACTTAAGGTAGTTAAAATGGAAGAACAAGTAGATATAATTGAGCGTTCTTGCAGAAGTGCTCATATATATAGACTTAATAATAGTATGTGCAATCCTGAGGCCGGTATAATATTCTTAGACTTATTAAGCAATCTTGAGAGAATATCAGATCATGCTTCGAATATAGCCAAAGCGGTTATAGATGCAAAAGGAAGTATTTCTGCATAA